A genomic region of Pseudomonas abietaniphila contains the following coding sequences:
- a CDS encoding GlxA family transcriptional regulator: MHKVGFIIYPDFQLVCLSASSVFEVADRVLGAQHYEVSIRSETGGPVKGTAAVSVLSTPLGDDPFDSVIVCGGAASPEASEALVDYLRGAMHTSRRIASICTGAFILAQAGLLANRRATTHWMVACELGRRYPDIHVEADRIFVQDGQMWTSAGMSAGIDLALAMVEDDHGLDVAQSVARQFVLYHRRAGGQSQHSALLDLAPKSDRIQNALTYARSHLKNPLSLDELADAANLSSRQFSRAFREETGQTPAKAVERLRVEAARQMLEQGRHTVETIAYETGFADRERMRRAFLRTLGQPPQTVRRNAG, encoded by the coding sequence ATGCACAAGGTCGGCTTCATCATCTATCCGGACTTCCAGCTCGTCTGCCTGTCCGCCAGTTCGGTATTCGAAGTCGCGGACCGGGTGCTTGGCGCACAGCATTACGAGGTCTCGATCCGTTCGGAAACAGGCGGCCCGGTCAAGGGAACGGCGGCCGTCTCGGTGCTGAGCACCCCCTTGGGAGACGACCCGTTCGACAGCGTCATCGTGTGTGGCGGGGCCGCGAGTCCTGAGGCATCCGAGGCGCTGGTCGACTACCTGCGTGGCGCCATGCACACCTCGCGACGAATCGCTTCCATTTGCACAGGCGCCTTCATTCTTGCTCAGGCAGGGCTGCTGGCGAACCGGCGAGCGACCACGCACTGGATGGTGGCTTGCGAGCTGGGGCGCCGCTATCCGGACATTCACGTCGAGGCTGACCGGATCTTCGTTCAGGACGGCCAGATGTGGACGTCCGCCGGGATGAGCGCAGGCATCGATCTGGCACTGGCCATGGTCGAAGACGACCACGGTCTCGACGTGGCTCAATCGGTGGCGCGTCAGTTCGTGCTCTACCACCGCCGCGCTGGCGGGCAATCACAACACTCGGCTCTGCTGGATCTGGCCCCCAAGTCGGATCGCATCCAGAACGCACTCACTTACGCCCGATCCCACCTGAAAAACCCGTTGTCGCTGGATGAGCTGGCCGATGCGGCGAACTTGAGTTCGCGTCAGTTCAGTCGCGCCTTTCGCGAAGAGACGGGTCAGACACCCGCAAAGGCCGTGGAGCGTTTACGGGTGGAGGCGGCCCGGCAGATGCTGGAACAGGGTCGGCATACCGTCGAGACCATTGCCTACGAAACGGGTTTTGCCGACCGTGAACGCATGCGCCGGGCGTTCTTGCGTACCCTCGGGCAGCCCCCGCAGACCGTGCGCAGAAATGCCGGTTGA
- a CDS encoding SDR family NAD(P)-dependent oxidoreductase yields the protein MSRLTSKIAVVTGASSGIGLSVAQTFLAQGAARVYLTGRRKAELDRAVASLNARFPDAGQGPRAVGVQGDVSQPADVERLYSLIRAESERVDVVFANAGYAEPAPLGSLTEAHVDGLLNTNVKGVIWSVQGALPLMGEGSSIILSASIVASKGFGDWSLYSASKAAVRSFARTWASDLKGKNIRVNAVSPGVIDTPAWSESDMPKEQVHGFFQFAASVTPMNRTGRDEEVAKVVAFLASDDSSFVNGSEVFVDGGMAQV from the coding sequence ATGTCACGTCTTACCAGCAAGATCGCTGTTGTCACCGGCGCCAGCTCTGGCATCGGCCTCTCTGTTGCTCAAACGTTTCTCGCGCAGGGCGCGGCTCGCGTCTACCTGACCGGACGCCGCAAAGCCGAGCTGGATCGCGCCGTCGCGTCGCTGAACGCCCGCTTCCCGGACGCCGGGCAAGGCCCACGTGCAGTGGGTGTACAGGGAGATGTCAGCCAGCCCGCGGACGTAGAGCGGCTGTACAGCCTGATCAGAGCCGAGTCCGAGCGCGTTGATGTCGTGTTCGCCAACGCCGGTTACGCGGAGCCCGCCCCGCTGGGCAGCCTGACCGAGGCGCACGTCGATGGATTGCTCAATACCAACGTCAAAGGCGTTATCTGGTCGGTGCAGGGCGCCTTGCCGCTGATGGGCGAGGGCAGCTCGATCATCCTCAGCGCCTCGATTGTCGCCAGTAAAGGCTTCGGCGACTGGAGCCTCTACAGCGCCAGCAAGGCCGCTGTCCGTTCGTTCGCCCGCACTTGGGCGTCCGACCTGAAAGGCAAGAACATTCGCGTCAACGCCGTGAGCCCTGGTGTGATCGACACCCCGGCCTGGAGCGAGTCGGATATGCCGAAAGAGCAAGTGCATGGCTTCTTCCAATTCGCCGCATCGGTCACCCCGATGAATCGAACTGGCCGCGATGAGGAAGTGGCAAAAGTCGTCGCCTTTCTGGCCTCCGACGACAGCAGTTTCGTGAACGGCAGCGAAGTGTTTGTCGATGGCGGGATGGCGCAGGTCTGA
- a CDS encoding response regulator yields MIAEWTGMLPINGEIVVVEDNDILRQLMADILMGIRAKVVLFERADDALMHVLDSHGHCSLLLADHSVPGHILGLQLAQMFRSKWPDIPVILTSGYEQEFFELPEGVVFLQKPWPVGKLVETVASLLQPGIIPTRLRSA; encoded by the coding sequence GTGATTGCAGAATGGACGGGCATGCTTCCCATAAATGGCGAAATCGTCGTGGTGGAGGACAATGATATTTTGAGGCAACTGATGGCAGATATCCTCATGGGGATTCGGGCCAAGGTCGTGCTTTTCGAACGGGCCGACGATGCTTTGATGCATGTCCTTGACAGCCATGGTCACTGCTCATTGCTCCTCGCCGATCACAGCGTTCCCGGTCACATTCTCGGGCTACAGCTTGCTCAAATGTTCAGGAGTAAATGGCCCGACATTCCGGTGATTTTAACCAGTGGGTACGAGCAGGAATTTTTTGAATTGCCCGAGGGTGTGGTCTTTCTACAGAAGCCTTGGCCAGTAGGAAAACTGGTGGAGACTGTCGCGAGCTTGCTTCAGCCTGGGATTATCCCCACTCGCCTCCGATCAGCATGA